One stretch of Cygnus olor isolate bCygOlo1 chromosome 1, bCygOlo1.pri.v2, whole genome shotgun sequence DNA includes these proteins:
- the LSMEM1 gene encoding leucine-rich single-pass membrane protein 1, with the protein MERPSLEINLPNTDEEGKLYVVDSLNNLNKLNACPDESQHALDEEYENTGGTGETTAGNNTRNQCLFFIIFILTLIVSLALVSFVIFLIIQTRNKMDQISNRLLSEKKNIEELKKMNNMILKYLNHSGMKEKGRHLFTESPDLHDFFTHPELKVPVE; encoded by the exons ATGGAGAGGCCTTCTTTGGAAATTAACCTCCCCAATActgatgaagaaggaaaactttATGTTGTTGATTCCTTAAATAACCTAAACAAACTAAACGCTTGTCCAGATGAATCCCAACATGCACTAG ATGAGGAGTATGAGAACACTGGTGGTACTGGAGAAACCACGGCAGGGAATAACACAAGAAACCAATGTTTgttcttcatcatcttcattcTCACTTTGATCGTCAGTTTGGCACTTGTTTCATTTGTAATATTCTTAATAA ttcaAACTAGAAACAAGATGGACCAAATATCAAACAGACTATTATCTGAAAAGAAGAACATAGAGGAGCTTAAGAAAATGAACAATATGATATTAAAGTATCTAAATCACTCAGGaatgaaggaaaaggggagacACCTCTTCACAGAGTCTCCTGATCTTCATGATTTCTTCACCCATCCCGAGCTGAAAGTCCCTGTGGAATAA
- the IFRD1 gene encoding interferon-related developmental regulator 1, with amino-acid sequence MPKAKKRGGAHQRGAGGQPRNVQPFSDEDASIETMSHCSGFSDPASFTEDGPEVDEEATQEDLEYKLKGFIDLTLDKSAKTRQAALESLKSAFSSKILYEFIMERRMTLTDSIERCIKKGKSEEQCAAAGLACLLCVQMGSGIESEEIFKTLGPVLKKIVCDGTASVQARQACATCLGICCFIVTDDITELYSTMECLENIFIKAYPRDRDTNGVSSTPNTVLHISALLAWTLLLTICPMNEVKKKIEMHLHKLPSMLSCDDVNMRIAAGETLALLFELARETDADFFYEDMELLTEKLRALATDGNKHRAKVDKRKQRSVFRDVLRAVEERDFPTETVKFGPERMYIDCWVKKQTYDTFKEILGSGMQYHLQSNDFLRNVFELGPPVMLDAAALKTMKISRFERHLYNSAAFKARTKARSKCRDKRADVGEFF; translated from the exons ATGCCCAAGGCCAAGAAGCGGGGAGGCGCCCACCAGCGCGGCGCCG gTGGTCAGCCCAGAAATGTGCAGCCTTTTAGTGATGAAGATGCTTCAATTGAAACTATGAGCCACTGCAGTGGCTTCAGTGATCCTGCTAGCTTCACTGAGGATG GGCCTGAAGTTGATGAAGAAGCCACTCAAGAAGACTTAGAATACAAATTGAAGGGATTTATTGATCTTACGTTGGACAAGAG TGCCAAAACAAGACAAGCAGCACTTGAAAGTCtgaaaagtgcattttcttctaaaatattatATGAATTTATCATGGAAAGGAGAATGACACTAACTGATAGCATTGAACGCTGCATAAAGAAAG GTAAGAGTGAGGAGCAGTGTGCAGCTGCCGGACTGGCATGTCTCCTGTGCGTGCAGATGGGGTCAGGAATTGAAAGTGAAGAGATTTTTAAGACCCTTGGTCCAGTTCTGAAGAAGATCGTCTGTGACGGAACAGCCAGTGTCCAAGCCCGACAGGCC tGTGCAACCTGCTTAGGGATTTGCTGTTTCATCGTCACTGATGACATTACG GAGCTGTACTCTACTATGGAGTGCCTGGAAAACATCTTCATAAAAGCTTATCCGCGAGATAGAGACACTAATGGTGTATCAAGTACTCCCAATACTGTTCTTCACATCAGTGCACTCTTAGCATGGACACTGTTGTTGACAATTTGTCCAATGAAtgaagtgaagaagaaaattgaaat GCACTTGCATAAACTTCCAAGTATGCTATCTTGTGATGATGTCAACATGAGAATAGCAGCTGGAGAAACACTAGCTCTTCTGTTTGAACTGGCACGTGAAACAGATGCT GATTTCTTTTATGAGGACATGGAACTTCTAACAGAGAAACTAAGAGCTCTAGCTACTGACGGAAATAAGCACCGAGCCAAAGTAGATAAAAGAAAGCAGCGATCTGTCTTCAGAGATGTTCTGCGAGCTGTGGAG GAGCGTGACTTTCCTACAGAGACAGTTAAATTTGGACCTGAGCGCATGTATATTGACTGctgggttaaaaaacaaacttacGATACCTTCAAGGAGATTCTGGGGTCAGGGATGCAATATCATCTGCAG tCAAATGATTTTCTTCGGAATGTGTTTGAGCTTGGTCCACCAGTAATGCTCGATGCCGCAGCTCTTAAAACAATGAAGATCTCCCGTTTTGAAAGG CACTTATACAACTCTGCTGCATTCAAGGCTCGGACAAAAGCTAGAAGTAAATGTCGTGATAAAAGAGCAGATGTGGGGGAGTTTTTCTAG